A window from Schistosoma haematobium chromosome 1, whole genome shotgun sequence encodes these proteins:
- a CDS encoding hypothetical protein (EggNog:ENOG41KOG1543~COG:O~MEROPS:MER0026797~SECRETED:SignalP(1-17)), which translates to MMISLLIISLLFCLCFNCELHNQSLHNNNNNNNNDSIDYHLLWTIWKLRYHQYYRNQIDEINSFALWKININQILLHNLYYDLQLKTYRKSINQYTAINWNDFYQNKKNKLNLLHHQKNRLLLLLVKEKYRSFNRTNNNHNNLPDMIDWRDNDTVTPVKTQEDCASSWAIASVEALEGQVKRKTGILTPLSSQQLVDCTGDHECVEYPVSVAFDFIKEYGVESQEDYPFTGKVGNCTYSSSKSVTTLSSYIQVDDNEEELQKAVYNIGPIAVRITMTQEFLTYGSGVLLIDDCQNEEPFESVLLVGYGIENGIPYWLVKFSLGEEFGDHGYMKLARNHNNMCHIASFAYYPVI; encoded by the exons atgatgataagcCTACTGATTATCTCATTATTATTCTGCTTATGTTTCAATTGTGAATTACATAATCAGTCATTgcataacaataacaataataataataatgacagtatAGATTATCATCTATTATGGACAATATGGAAATTACGTTATCATCAATATTATAGAAATCAAATTGATGAAATCAATTCTTTTGCATTATGGAAAATCAATattaatcaaattttattacataatttatattatgatttacaattaaaaacttatcgtaaatcaataaatcaatataccGCTATAAATTGGAAtgatttttatcaaaataaaaaaaacaaattaaacttattacatcatcaaaagaatcgattattattattattagttaaggAGAAATATAGAAGTTTCAATCgaacaaataataatcataataatttacCAGATATGATTGATTGGAGAGATAATGATACTGTGACACCAGTAAAAACACAA GAGGATTGTGCATCTTCATGGGCGATTGCCTCAGTTGAAGCGCTTGAAGGGCAAGTTaaaagaaaaacaggaattCTTACTCCATTATCATCACAACAATTGGTAGATTGTACTGGAGATCATGAATGTGTAGAGTATCCAGTATCTGTAgcatttgatttcataaaagAGTATGGTGTAGAATCTCAAGAAGATTATCCTTTTACTGGTAAA GTTGGAAATTGTACATATAGTTCATCAAAGAGTGTGACAACTTTATCCTCTTATATACAAGTCGATGATAATGAGGAGGAACTTCAAAAAGCTGTGTATAATATTGGACCTATAGCAGTAAGAATTACTATGACTCAGGAATTTCTCACTTACgg gaGTGGAGTTTTATTAATAGACGACTGTCAAAATGAAGAACCATTCGAATCCGTTTTACTTGTAGGTTACGGTATAGAGAATGGCATACCATATTGGTTAGTTAAATTTAGTTTGGGTGAAGAATTCGGTGATCATGGTTATATGAAATTAGCcagaaatcataataatatgtGTCATATTGCTAGTTTTGCATATTATCCTGTCATATGA
- a CDS encoding hypothetical protein (EggNog:ENOG41KOG1543~COG:O~MEROPS:MER0026797~SECRETED:SignalP(1-17)), with protein MMISLLIISLLFCLCFNCELHNQSLHNNNNNNNNDSIDYHLLWTIWKLRYHQYYRNQIDEINSFALWKININQILLHNLYYDLQLKTYRKSINQYTAINWNDFYQNKKNKLNLLHHQKNRLLLLLVKEKYRSFNRTNNNHNNLPDMIDWRDNDTVTPVKTQVGNCTYSSSKSVTTLSSYIQVDDNEEELQKAVYNIGPIAVRITMTQEFLTYGSGVLLIDDCQNEEPFESVLLVGYGIENGIPYWLVKFSLGEEFGDHGYMKLARNHNNMCHIASFAYYPVI; from the exons atgatgataagcCTACTGATTATCTCATTATTATTCTGCTTATGTTTCAATTGTGAATTACATAATCAGTCATTgcataacaataacaataataataataatgacagtatAGATTATCATCTATTATGGACAATATGGAAATTACGTTATCATCAATATTATAGAAATCAAATTGATGAAATCAATTCTTTTGCATTATGGAAAATCAATattaatcaaattttattacataatttatattatgatttacaattaaaaacttatcgtaaatcaataaatcaatataccGCTATAAATTGGAAtgatttttatcaaaataaaaaaaacaaattaaacttattacatcatcaaaagaatcgattattattattattagttaaggAGAAATATAGAAGTTTCAATCgaacaaataataatcataataatttacCAGATATGATTGATTGGAGAGATAATGATACTGTGACACCAGTAAAAACACAA GTTGGAAATTGTACATATAGTTCATCAAAGAGTGTGACAACTTTATCCTCTTATATACAAGTCGATGATAATGAGGAGGAACTTCAAAAAGCTGTGTATAATATTGGACCTATAGCAGTAAGAATTACTATGACTCAGGAATTTCTCACTTACgg gaGTGGAGTTTTATTAATAGACGACTGTCAAAATGAAGAACCATTCGAATCCGTTTTACTTGTAGGTTACGGTATAGAGAATGGCATACCATATTGGTTAGTTAAATTTAGTTTGGGTGAAGAATTCGGTGATCATGGTTATATGAAATTAGCcagaaatcataataatatgtGTCATATTGCTAGTTTTGCATATTATCCTGTCATATGA